A portion of the Blattabacterium clevelandi genome contains these proteins:
- a CDS encoding M20 family metallo-hydrolase, with amino-acid sequence MSVVKLKVLKEEAIKLLIQIINTPSLSKKEKKVSYLIENYISKYGFNIKRKFNNIWTESTNYNKKKENLRTILLNSHHDTVKPGKNWETDPFTAIQKEDKLIGLGSNDAGASVVTLISTFIYLSHFCVLPYKLVLSITAEEEISGSLGVRSILPELGSIDLGIIGEPTKMKVAIAEKGLIILDGISEGETAHSASNKGVNAIYIATKDIECLRNFQFDRKSKLLGFPILTVTQIKGGIQHNVIPDFCSFVIDIRTNELYSNEELIEIIKRKIRSKIKPRSFHFHSSFINPIHPIVLKAKIIGIKTYGSPTLSDQSVMPFPTIKMGVGDSIRSHTPNEYVLISEIIDGIDIYIRLLKDFQF; translated from the coding sequence ATGTCTGTAGTAAAATTGAAAGTTTTAAAGGAAGAAGCTATAAAACTTCTTATACAAATAATCAATACTCCATCTCTATCTAAAAAAGAAAAAAAGGTCTCTTATCTGATAGAAAACTATATTTCTAAATATGGATTTAACATCAAAAGAAAATTTAACAATATATGGACAGAAAGTACAAATTATAATAAAAAAAAAGAAAATCTTCGTACTATCCTATTGAATTCTCATCATGATACAGTAAAACCAGGAAAAAATTGGGAAACAGATCCTTTTACTGCAATACAAAAAGAGGATAAGTTAATAGGATTAGGAAGTAACGATGCTGGAGCTTCCGTGGTTACCTTAATTTCTACCTTTATCTATTTAAGTCATTTCTGTGTATTACCTTACAAATTGGTACTTTCTATTACTGCAGAAGAAGAAATTTCTGGATCATTAGGCGTAAGATCAATTTTACCTGAATTAGGATCTATTGATTTAGGAATAATAGGAGAACCAACAAAAATGAAAGTGGCAATAGCTGAAAAAGGATTGATCATATTAGATGGAATTTCAGAAGGAGAAACAGCCCATTCTGCAAGTAATAAAGGGGTTAATGCCATATATATTGCTACAAAAGACATAGAATGTTTAAGAAATTTTCAATTTGATCGAAAATCTAAATTGCTCGGATTTCCAATATTAACGGTCACTCAAATAAAAGGGGGGATCCAGCATAATGTTATTCCTGATTTTTGCTCTTTTGTCATTGATATTAGAACCAATGAATTATATTCCAATGAGGAATTAATTGAAATAATAAAAAGAAAAATTCGTTCTAAAATAAAACCACGTTCTTTTCATTTCCATTCTTCTTTCATAAATCCAATACATCCCATTGTATTGAAAGCAAAAATAATAGGTATAAAAACTTATGGATCTCCTACCCTATCTGACCAAAGTGTAATGCCATTTCCAACCATTAAAATGGGTGTAGGAGACAGCATACGTTCTCATACTCCTAATGAGTATGTTCTTATTTCAGAAATTATAGATGGAATAGATATTTACATACGTTTGTTAAAAGACTTTCAATTTTAA
- a CDS encoding 5'-3' exonuclease, translating into MNNKKLFLIDTYTILYQGYYAYIKNPLCTSKGLNTSPILNFTYLLINTLNEEKPSYMAAIFDSSKKTIRKKEYHKYKAHRKKTPKDISIAIPYVINILKSFRISFFYAKYGYEADDLIGTIAKKAEKKGYIIYIITLDKDFCQLVTKNIKIYRPPFKGNPKKILGIEEIKEKFGVKKPKQVIDLWSMMGDHSDNIPGLPGIGEKNARKFIKKYGSLEKFLNSTHDLSGKIKKNIEQNKELGFLSKRLATIVTNIPLFYFHDEKFYIKKPNWNSIEKIFLELEFRILLKKAYQYFIFRMG; encoded by the coding sequence ATGAATAATAAAAAATTATTTTTAATAGATACATATACAATCCTTTATCAAGGATATTATGCTTATATAAAGAATCCTCTTTGTACTTCTAAAGGCCTAAATACTTCTCCTATATTGAATTTTACTTATTTGTTGATTAATACCCTTAATGAAGAAAAACCTTCCTATATGGCTGCTATTTTTGATAGTAGTAAAAAAACTATTCGTAAAAAAGAATATCATAAATATAAAGCTCATAGAAAAAAAACACCAAAAGATATTTCTATTGCTATTCCTTATGTGATAAATATTTTAAAATCTTTTCGTATTTCCTTTTTTTATGCTAAATATGGCTACGAAGCAGATGATCTTATCGGAACTATAGCAAAAAAAGCAGAAAAAAAAGGATATATAATTTATATAATTACTTTAGATAAAGATTTTTGCCAACTTGTTACAAAAAATATAAAAATTTACAGACCTCCTTTTAAAGGAAATCCAAAAAAAATATTAGGTATTGAAGAAATAAAAGAAAAATTTGGGGTAAAAAAACCAAAACAAGTTATAGATTTATGGAGTATGATGGGGGATCATTCTGATAATATTCCAGGACTACCAGGAATAGGAGAAAAAAATGCTAGAAAATTTATTAAAAAGTATGGAAGTCTTGAAAAATTTTTAAATTCCACTCATGATCTTAGCGGAAAAATTAAAAAAAATATTGAACAAAATAAAGAATTAGGTTTTTTATCTAAAAGATTAGCAACTATTGTTACTAATATTCCTCTTTTCTATTTTCATGATGAAAAATTTTATATAAAAAAACCAAATTGGAATTCCATAGAAAAAATATTTTTGGAATTAGAATTTAGAATATTATTAAAAAAGGCCTATCAATATTTTATTTTTAGAATGGGATAA
- a CDS encoding DNA translocase FtsK 4TM domain-containing protein — translation MYKNFTKKKEKNIMETIFCFFLLGNSLFLFLSFFSFIFHWKNDQSQINQLFDKDIVAENLIGKIGATLSHYFIHCGIGISSFFFPIFFFLIGLKILFRGILILNIYKFITYQFLFFSIWIPITFYLIFPNYGILSGVFGFEVGNFLISLFGKVGLGMIVLTIFLLYSVIILRHIKNTKKLKKEKEKNGKDNKGIFLKLFHNFKKKFFNYEKYEKKEYAIDHHPFFLNLKEKKRKIDIPILSSSLSIHEEKKEEKYLEKDNKKKILQILNYYQIGIDKIKCTIGPNITLYEIFPKVGVRISKIKNLENEIALNLSSLSIRIIAPIPGKGSIGIEVPNHPTTTVYMKNILYSEESFKKSTNMELPIALGKTVFNETFIVDLTKMPHLLIAGSTGQGKSVGLNSMIVFLLGKKNPEDIKFILIDPKKVELSIYKKISKSYFAMLPNSKEPIITNIYEVKNILNSLCKEMDKRYDLLEKSMVRNIKEYNIKYEKKYHFPYIILIIDEFADLSFSFQQKKIEIYITRLAQLSRAVGIHLIISTQRPSVDVITGLIKSNFTARIAFRVSSKIDSRTILDCTGAEQLIGKGDLLFSNKNELIRLQCPFIDLSDLQKIISFYGKNNLKKNEYFFLPYPDE, via the coding sequence ATGTACAAAAATTTTACGAAAAAAAAGGAAAAAAATATTATGGAAACTATTTTTTGTTTTTTTTTATTAGGGAATAGCCTATTCTTATTTTTAAGCTTTTTTTCTTTTATTTTTCATTGGAAAAATGATCAAAGTCAAATAAACCAACTCTTTGATAAAGATATAGTAGCAGAAAATTTAATTGGAAAAATCGGAGCAACTCTATCTCACTATTTTATACATTGTGGAATAGGAATTAGTTCTTTTTTTTTTCCAATATTCTTTTTCTTAATAGGGTTAAAAATACTTTTTAGAGGAATCCTGATACTGAATATTTATAAATTCATAACATATCAATTTTTATTTTTTAGTATATGGATCCCAATAACATTTTATCTTATTTTTCCTAATTATGGAATATTAAGTGGTGTTTTTGGGTTTGAAGTCGGAAATTTTTTGATCAGTTTATTTGGAAAAGTAGGATTAGGAATGATAGTATTAACGATCTTTTTACTTTATTCCGTAATCATATTGCGTCATATAAAAAATACTAAAAAATTAAAAAAAGAAAAGGAAAAAAATGGAAAAGACAATAAGGGGATATTCCTCAAACTATTCCATAATTTTAAAAAAAAATTTTTCAATTATGAAAAATATGAAAAAAAGGAATATGCTATTGATCATCATCCATTTTTTCTTAATCTTAAAGAAAAAAAAAGAAAAATAGATATCCCTATTTTATCTTCTTCTCTTTCTATTCATGAAGAGAAAAAAGAAGAAAAATATCTAGAAAAAGATAATAAAAAAAAAATACTACAAATACTTAACTATTATCAAATAGGAATAGATAAAATAAAGTGCACTATAGGACCTAATATAACTTTGTACGAAATATTTCCTAAGGTAGGTGTACGAATTTCAAAAATAAAAAACTTAGAAAATGAGATAGCTTTAAATTTATCTTCTTTAAGTATAAGAATTATAGCTCCAATACCTGGAAAAGGGTCTATTGGAATAGAAGTTCCAAATCATCCAACTACTACCGTATATATGAAAAACATCCTTTATTCAGAAGAAAGTTTCAAGAAAAGTACCAATATGGAACTTCCCATTGCCTTAGGAAAAACAGTATTTAATGAAACTTTTATTGTAGATCTAACCAAAATGCCTCATTTGCTAATAGCCGGATCCACTGGACAAGGAAAATCCGTAGGATTAAATTCTATGATTGTATTCTTATTAGGTAAAAAAAATCCAGAAGATATTAAATTTATTTTGATTGATCCCAAAAAAGTAGAATTATCTATTTACAAAAAAATTTCAAAATCTTATTTTGCTATGTTGCCTAATTCAAAAGAACCTATCATTACAAATATATATGAAGTAAAAAATATATTAAATTCTTTATGCAAAGAAATGGATAAACGATATGATCTTTTGGAAAAATCTATGGTAAGGAATATTAAAGAATACAATATAAAATATGAAAAAAAATATCATTTTCCTTATATTATCCTAATTATTGATGAATTTGCAGATTTAAGTTTTTCTTTTCAACAAAAAAAAATAGAAATATATATTACTCGTTTAGCACAGTTATCCCGTGCAGTAGGGATTCATTTGATAATTTCTACACAACGTCCATCGGTAGATGTGATTACTGGATTAATTAAATCTAATTTTACTGCAAGAATTGCCTTTAGAGTTAGTTCTAAAATAGATTCTAGAACAATACTAGATTGCACAGGAGCGGAACAACTCATTGGAAAAGGAGACCTATTATTTTCCAATAAAAATGAATTAATACGGTTACAATGTCCTTTCATAGATCTATCAGATCTTCAAAAGATTATTTCTTTTTATGGAAAAAATAACTTAAAAAAAAACGAATACTTTTTTTTACCGTATCCGGATGAATAA
- the ribB gene encoding 3,4-dihydroxy-2-butanone-4-phosphate synthase, which produces MAFYFSDKNKKLFNLNGIEESLQDIQNGKMIIVVDDENRENEGDFIVAAEKITPKIVNFLITHGRGLVCVSLTEERCDQLELTMMVKNNTDPRKTAFTISVDVRGYGVRTGISVFDRAKTILALVHEEKPESFNKPGHIFPLRAKKGGVLERPGHTEAAIDLTRLSGCIPGGVLVEILNKNGSMARLPQLIQMAQQFHIKIISIENLIQYHK; this is translated from the coding sequence ATGGCTTTTTATTTTTCTGATAAAAACAAAAAATTGTTTAATCTAAATGGTATTGAAGAATCATTACAGGATATCCAAAATGGAAAAATGATTATTGTTGTTGATGATGAAAATCGTGAAAATGAAGGAGATTTCATTGTTGCAGCAGAAAAAATAACTCCTAAAATTGTAAATTTCCTGATCACTCATGGAAGAGGATTGGTTTGTGTTTCTTTAACAGAGGAAAGATGTGATCAATTAGAACTTACAATGATGGTAAAAAATAACACAGATCCTAGAAAAACGGCTTTTACGATATCTGTAGATGTACGAGGGTATGGAGTTAGAACAGGAATATCTGTTTTCGATAGAGCAAAGACAATCCTAGCACTAGTACATGAAGAAAAACCAGAATCCTTTAATAAACCAGGTCATATTTTTCCTCTTCGAGCAAAAAAAGGTGGTGTCCTAGAAAGACCAGGACATACAGAAGCTGCTATTGATTTAACTAGATTATCAGGATGTATTCCTGGAGGTGTTTTAGTGGAAATTCTTAATAAAAACGGATCTATGGCGCGTCTTCCACAATTAATTCAAATGGCTCAACAATTTCATATTAAAATTATTTCCATAGAAAATCTCATCCAATATCATAAATAA
- the argB gene encoding acetylglutamate kinase has product MKIHIVKIGGNLISDQKWLNDSLKEFFKLQGNKILIHGGGRKATLISDQMGITPKFIQGRRITDKETIDLVVMTYAGLINKNIVAILQSYDCNALGLCGADGNIIQSCFRLKKKKTDIDYGYVGDITNKSVNTSFIKFLLKNNIVPVLCSITHNGKGNLLNTNADTIAAWIAISLKKDFKDEIELHFCFEKKGVLRDLHDEESYLKRIDFPLFQIIRKNHTIKNGMIPKLENAFFSLKNGVSKVSICHPNYLNDLNNKTIICL; this is encoded by the coding sequence ATGAAAATACATATAGTAAAAATTGGAGGAAATTTAATTAGTGATCAAAAATGGCTTAATGATTCTTTAAAAGAATTTTTCAAACTACAAGGGAATAAGATATTAATTCATGGAGGAGGAAGAAAGGCCACCCTTATTTCTGATCAAATGGGGATTACTCCAAAATTTATACAAGGAAGAAGGATTACGGATAAAGAAACAATTGACCTAGTTGTCATGACCTATGCCGGTCTTATCAATAAAAATATTGTCGCAATATTACAATCTTATGACTGTAATGCTTTGGGATTATGTGGTGCAGATGGAAATATTATTCAGTCATGCTTCCGTTTAAAAAAAAAAAAAACAGATATTGATTATGGATATGTAGGGGATATCACAAATAAAAGTGTTAATACGTCTTTTATAAAATTTCTTTTGAAAAACAATATTGTGCCTGTATTATGTTCTATCACTCATAATGGAAAAGGGAATCTTCTAAATACGAATGCAGATACTATAGCTGCATGGATAGCCATATCATTGAAAAAGGATTTTAAAGATGAAATAGAGTTACATTTTTGTTTCGAAAAAAAGGGGGTATTACGAGATTTACATGATGAAGAATCCTATTTAAAAAGAATAGATTTTCCTTTATTTCAAATAATAAGAAAGAATCATACTATTAAAAATGGGATGATACCAAAATTAGAAAATGCCTTTTTTTCATTAAAAAATGGAGTATCTAAGGTCAGTATCTGTCACCCTAATTATTTAAATGATCTTAATAATAAGACCATTATATGTCTGTAG
- a CDS encoding porin: MKKIKTIFFLLFLVFFYPFYGGIHSKTKKEEILKKNIEKHEDRHLNMYIDFISSISSKVEKSSISSQVEKNVFDGGIFSEEFLKLDLIGKANENIDYRFVQKIHMYPESYKIDTKMDIAYLKCKLNDQLSFLIGKQPISFGSMEYHSKYLPVYKYPDIYKNEDHPIGINFIYTPKKNQEFRFQIVNHLNHDNNLVQKENNLMGYSLNWNWNLLHNKIQNRWSYSIFQEMVKDHFWKVLALGSKLDFKPVSMESDYILSDEDIEKNGHFTQFFRSITKEVASMRYGTYFLKFKYNFIPRWNLFAKGVYELGRSKKEIKKIIGKNQLFKKGYTYYGGIEYQPIKNNEDLSLYFVYQRKNVKYMDLVKQENKNNHFISLGLSYRVKLL, encoded by the coding sequence ATGAAAAAAATAAAAACTATCTTTTTTCTTCTTTTTTTAGTTTTTTTCTATCCTTTTTATGGTGGTATACATAGCAAAACAAAAAAAGAAGAAATATTAAAAAAAAACATAGAAAAACATGAAGATCGTCATTTGAACATGTATATAGATTTTATTAGTAGTATTTCTTCTAAAGTTGAAAAAAGTAGTATTTCTTCTCAAGTTGAAAAAAATGTTTTTGATGGAGGAATTTTTTCTGAAGAATTTTTGAAATTAGACTTGATAGGAAAGGCCAATGAAAATATTGATTATCGTTTTGTACAAAAAATTCATATGTATCCTGAATCTTATAAGATTGATACAAAAATGGATATAGCTTATTTGAAATGCAAACTCAATGATCAACTATCTTTTTTGATAGGGAAACAACCAATTTCTTTTGGAAGTATGGAATATCATTCAAAATATCTTCCGGTATATAAGTATCCAGATATATACAAAAATGAGGATCATCCTATTGGTATAAATTTTATTTATACTCCAAAAAAAAATCAGGAATTTCGATTTCAAATTGTAAATCATTTGAATCATGACAATAATTTAGTTCAAAAAGAAAATAATTTGATGGGATATTCTTTGAATTGGAATTGGAATTTATTACATAATAAAATCCAAAATAGATGGTCATATTCTATTTTTCAAGAGATGGTAAAGGATCACTTTTGGAAAGTTTTAGCATTGGGAAGTAAATTAGATTTCAAACCTGTTTCTATGGAATCAGATTATATATTGAGTGATGAAGATATAGAAAAAAATGGACATTTTACACAATTTTTTCGTTCCATTACCAAGGAGGTAGCCTCTATGAGATATGGAACATATTTCCTTAAATTTAAATACAACTTTATTCCAAGATGGAACTTATTTGCGAAAGGAGTGTATGAACTAGGAAGATCTAAAAAAGAAATTAAAAAAATTATTGGAAAAAATCAATTATTCAAAAAGGGATATACTTATTATGGTGGTATAGAATATCAACCTATTAAAAATAATGAGGATCTCAGTTTATATTTTGTCTATCAAAGAAAAAATGTAAAATATATGGATTTAGTTAAACAAGAAAACAAAAATAATCATTTTATTTCTTTAGGATTGAGTTATCGTGTGAAGTTACTTTAA
- a CDS encoding LptF/LptG family permease, which translates to MLKIKKLDLYMIRLFIVPFLVIFVSVIFVFIVQFFWSKIDELTGKNINIFIILKFIFYFGITIVPLVTPISILLTSIMTYGEISESQELIAIKSSGISLFRMMNPILFLTFILSLGLYFFSDYAIPKAKKKAKELGYQISVSHPSLKLKEGIFVNIFPDFFIKIDKQSGKDKNHLNGIFIFFYEKNLFINTILAKEGILIPNREDGSFRIKLMNGFFYRDQHYEKKGPYYQNQIVQFDTLIQYFKIPLIEEKIKNLEDYDSYQTLDTIKLIEKINCLKKKKNQFDSEFQKKNYDFIFIKKKLEKISNNRSIILSKMIDRLSFLIEKLKHQKKFLKKRKINLAKYQLELQKKFIFPVTCIIMFLTGAPIGALIRKGGIGFPTIMAITIFIIYHTLLTITQNQGEKADIDPWISAWIPNFIFFPISIWITYKTVMDDF; encoded by the coding sequence ATGTTAAAAATAAAAAAACTGGATCTATATATGATTCGTTTATTTATAGTTCCTTTTTTAGTTATTTTTGTTTCGGTTATTTTTGTATTTATCGTTCAATTTTTTTGGAGTAAAATTGATGAATTAACAGGAAAAAATATTAATATTTTCATCATCCTAAAATTTATATTTTATTTTGGTATTACGATAGTTCCTTTAGTAACTCCAATTTCTATATTGTTAACTTCTATCATGACTTATGGAGAAATATCAGAAAGCCAAGAACTTATAGCAATTAAATCTTCTGGAATTTCCCTTTTTAGGATGATGAACCCTATTTTATTTTTAACATTCATCCTTTCCTTAGGTTTATATTTTTTCTCTGATTATGCCATTCCAAAAGCAAAAAAAAAAGCGAAAGAATTAGGTTATCAAATTTCAGTTTCCCATCCATCTTTAAAGTTAAAGGAAGGAATTTTTGTGAACATTTTTCCAGATTTTTTCATAAAGATAGATAAACAATCAGGAAAAGATAAAAATCATCTGAATGGAATATTCATTTTTTTTTATGAAAAAAATTTATTTATCAATACTATTCTTGCTAAAGAAGGAATTTTGATACCAAATAGAGAAGATGGGTCCTTTCGGATAAAACTCATGAATGGTTTTTTTTATAGAGACCAACATTATGAAAAAAAAGGACCATATTATCAAAATCAAATCGTCCAATTTGATACTTTAATTCAATATTTTAAAATACCTTTGATAGAAGAGAAAATAAAAAACTTAGAGGATTATGATTCTTATCAAACTTTGGATACAATCAAATTGATCGAAAAAATCAATTGTTTAAAAAAAAAAAAGAATCAATTTGATTCTGAATTTCAGAAAAAAAATTACGATTTTATTTTTATAAAAAAAAAATTGGAAAAAATTTCAAATAATAGATCTATTATCCTATCTAAAATGATAGATCGTTTATCCTTTTTGATAGAAAAACTTAAACATCAAAAAAAATTTCTTAAAAAAAGAAAAATAAATTTAGCAAAGTATCAATTAGAATTGCAAAAAAAATTTATATTTCCAGTAACATGCATTATAATGTTTCTTACGGGAGCTCCAATAGGAGCTCTTATACGAAAGGGGGGAATTGGTTTTCCAACTATTATGGCAATAACTATATTCATCATTTATCATACTTTACTTACCATTACACAAAATCAAGGAGAAAAAGCTGATATTGATCCATGGATAAGTGCTTGGATACCCAATTTTATTTTTTTTCCTATAAGTATATGGATTACTTATAAAACTGTAATGGATGATTTTTAA
- the trxA gene encoding thioredoxin, which translates to MIQEINDDNFEKVVLESDKTILVDFWAPWCAPCRTLSAILKDLYIEYKEKAIVFQLNVDQNPKTSSKYGIRSIPTMFFFKNGEKKDMHIGVASKEEIRKKLDFLIKIK; encoded by the coding sequence ATGATACAAGAAATTAACGATGATAACTTTGAAAAAGTTGTTCTTGAATCGGATAAAACTATTTTAGTAGATTTTTGGGCTCCATGGTGTGCTCCATGTAGAACTTTATCTGCTATATTAAAAGATCTATACATAGAGTATAAAGAAAAAGCTATTGTTTTCCAGTTAAATGTAGATCAAAACCCAAAAACTTCTTCTAAATATGGAATACGAAGTATTCCTACCATGTTTTTTTTTAAAAACGGAGAAAAAAAAGATATGCATATTGGAGTAGCCTCTAAAGAGGAGATAAGAAAAAAATTAGATTTTTTAATAAAAATTAAATAA
- a CDS encoding Rossmann-fold NAD(P)-binding domain-containing protein: protein MKNFFSVEDVVNVYDIIKEAINLKKNPYCFQHIGKNKTIGLVFFNPSLRTRISCQKAAFNLGSNTWVLNIHRDSWNIEMKDGNVMTDTQEHLKDAISVMSLYCDILAVRTFPNLIDRDYDYNEVLFKKILSYSKVPVVNMESATLHPLQSLADVMTIAEFIPFFSKKKKCKVVLSWAPHVKPLPHSVANSFSQWISKIEEIDFTITCPEQYDLYEEFSNGVDTTYNQNEAFLNADFIYAKNWSSYINYGKILCHNNDWMITERKMKITNKAKFMHCLPVRRNMVVEDSVLDSPNSIVLKQAENRIYASQIIFLKILQSLS, encoded by the coding sequence ATGAAAAATTTTTTTAGCGTTGAAGATGTTGTCAACGTATATGATATCATTAAAGAAGCCATAAATTTGAAGAAAAATCCATATTGTTTTCAACATATTGGGAAGAATAAAACAATTGGATTGGTATTTTTTAATCCTAGTTTACGTACAAGAATTAGTTGTCAAAAAGCAGCTTTTAACTTAGGAAGTAATACTTGGGTATTAAATATTCATCGGGATTCCTGGAATATCGAAATGAAAGATGGAAATGTGATGACAGATACTCAAGAACATCTTAAGGATGCTATTTCTGTAATGAGTTTATATTGTGACATTCTTGCAGTAAGAACTTTTCCTAATCTTATAGACAGAGATTATGATTATAATGAAGTTCTTTTTAAGAAAATATTGAGCTATTCTAAAGTACCAGTAGTTAACATGGAAAGTGCTACTTTGCATCCTTTGCAGTCTTTAGCTGATGTAATGACCATTGCAGAATTTATACCTTTTTTTTCTAAAAAAAAAAAATGTAAAGTGGTGTTAAGTTGGGCTCCTCATGTAAAGCCATTGCCACATTCTGTGGCAAATTCTTTTTCCCAATGGATATCCAAAATAGAAGAAATAGATTTCACCATTACTTGTCCAGAACAGTATGATTTATATGAAGAATTTTCTAATGGAGTTGATACTACATATAACCAAAATGAAGCATTCTTAAATGCAGATTTTATTTATGCCAAAAATTGGAGTAGTTATATCAATTATGGAAAAATACTCTGTCATAATAATGATTGGATGATTACCGAAAGAAAAATGAAAATTACCAATAAGGCAAAATTTATGCACTGTTTACCTGTAAGGAGAAATATGGTAGTGGAAGATTCTGTTTTGGATAGTCCCAATTCCATTGTTTTGAAACAAGCAGAAAATAGAATTTATGCTTCGCAAATAATTTTCTTGAAAATTTTACAATCTTTATCATGA